A DNA window from Helianthus annuus cultivar XRQ/B chromosome 15, HanXRQr2.0-SUNRISE, whole genome shotgun sequence contains the following coding sequences:
- the LOC110911115 gene encoding uncharacterized protein LOC110911115 isoform X2 yields MTRAQRRPRLRVENNAVLTMTALVVDAQVLKVDSIKLQCVDDLFGYESFTYLNWDDFEAIFTLDELTGSVITAYMMFLYEQIKNGPKLDHGICFVSPSAISPSERKSKRKHIADASRVVADRLSTRKDNDIIILPYNPGRHWVLAVLDMKTYTCYYLESIMNNTINPVLRQIIDAAMSLYAMQSVNWVKAKCPYQTGGTECGYYVLKFMKEVVEEGIAILANDNVGEGKVVYTDEDIDGIREGCSSFGATFVFK; encoded by the exons ATGACGAGAGCACAAAGGAGGCCAAGGTTAAGAGTTGAAAACAATGCAGTTTTGACAATGACTGCATTGGTGGTTGACGCACAAGTTTTAAAGGTTGATTCTATAAAATTGCAGTGTGTGGACGATCTATTTGGGTACGAGAGTTTCACATATTTAAATTGGGATGATTTTGAAGCAATTTTTACATTGGATGAGCTGACTGGTTCTGTCATCACTGCTTATATGAT GTTCTTGTATGAGCAAATCAAGAATGGGCCGAAACTTGATCATGGTATTTGTTTTGTGAGCCCGAGTGCAATCTCGCCAAGTGAACGTAAATCAAAACGCAAACATATTGCTGATGCAAGTAGAGTGGTTGCAGATCGGTTGTCTACAAGAAAGGACAACGACATCATCATATTGCCCTATAATCCCGG AAGACATTGGGTGTTGGCAGTTTTGGACATGAAAACATATACTTGCTATTATCTTGAGTCTATAATGAATAACACAATCAATCCGGTGTTGAGGCAAATTATTGATGC GGCAATGTCCTTGTATGCTATGCAAAGTGTCAACTGGGTTAAGGCTAAG TGTCCATATCAGACGGGAGGTACTGAATGCGGCTATTATGTGTTGAAGTTCATGAAAGAGGTGGTTGAAGAAGGAATTGCAATACTTGCCAATGACAAC GTTGGGGAAGGCAAAGTGGTATACACGGATGAGGATATTGATGGAATACGTGAAGGGTGTTCGAGTTTTGGGGCAACATTTGTTTTCAAGTGA
- the LOC110911115 gene encoding uncharacterized protein LOC110911115 isoform X1 codes for MVMDKSWISSDRLSNAYDKGVEAFLEFAQSNNPQLDVIPCPCVNCINLCHRSIDDVRYHLFAHGFDESYTVWSFHGEKLPKLDSRCPNESRPPDFINTKEMLHDAFNYVENEPDSLKSLLEECDKPLYVGSKYNALSGLLKFQHLKGQFGWSDASFDALLGVLKDILPSNNTIPTSIYEAKKLLKGVGIQYEKIHACENDCVLFWKEHKDASQCPSCGTSRWKKNTQNVPSKVLWYFPPIPRFKRMFSSPEIAHDLTWHAQGPVNNGKLSHPRDSPSWKLVDNTWKEFGKENRNLRLALSADGINPHKSLSSTYSCWPVILITYNLPSYLCMSRKFMMLTLLISGPNQPGNNIDVYLAPLIADLKLLWETSVKTFDAYKKEYFNLRAILLWTINDFPAYGNLSGCVTKGYYACPICSENTCSQWLPKSKKVCFLGHRRFLPLEHPFRKRKKDFNNQQENDIIKNPLSGEEIYDSLTGFENTWGKKKKTKKETSRKQTSKKKTPKKKTSKKEKESIDERAKLWNKKSIFFELEYWKKLLVRHQLDVMHIEKNVCESVYGTLLNLPHKTKDGLNARQDLEELGIKSELQPQLNGNRLLLPPACYTLNYSEKRLFYDTLSNIKVPDGYCSNFKNLVSDDVSKMNGLKSNDCHVLMQQLLLFAIKGVLHEKVRKTIISLCHFFNKLCSKVVDVSKLGKLQSDIVLTLCLLEKYFPPSFFDVMIHLMVHLVREVRLCGPVHFRWMYPFERYMKTLKGYVRNHHRPEGCIAECYVAEEALEFCSGYFKNMKSIGNPYERVDERIRTGKPLWEL; via the coding sequence ATGGTCATGGATAAATCATGGATTTCGTCAGATAGATTATCAAATGCATATGACAAAGGCGTGGAAGCGTTTTTAGAGTTTGCGCAAAGTAATAATCCTCAATTGGATGTTATTCCATGTCCTTGTGTAAATTGTATCAATTTGTGTCACCGCTCTATTGATGATGTGCGTTATCATTTGTTTGCCCATGGTTTTGATGAAAGTTATACGGTCTGGTCTTTTCATGGAGAAAAACTTCCGAAGCTTGATTCTAGATGCCCTAATGAATCTAGACCTCCTGACTTTATTAATACAAAGGAAATGCTACATGATGCCTTCAATTATGTAGAGAATGAACCCGATTCATTGAAATCACTTCTTGAAGAATGTGATAAACCACTTTACGTTGGGTCAAAGTATAATGCACTCAGTGGATTATTGAAATTTCAACATTTGAAAGGTCAATTTGGCTGGTCTGATGCTAGTTTTGACGCTTTGTTGGGTGTCCTAAAAGATATCTTACCATCAAACAATACAATTCCTACATCGATATATGAGGCCAAGAAGTTGCTAAAAGGAGTAGGTATACAGTATGAAAAGATTCATGCATGTGAAAATGATTGTGTTCTATTCTGGAAAGAACATAAGGATGCTTCTCAGTGTCCATCTTGTGGCACATCTCGTTGGAAGAAGAATACCCAAAACGTGCCTTCAAAAGTTTTGTGGTATTTTCCTCCCATCCCTAGATTTAAAAGAATGTTTTCATCACCGGAAATTGCACATGACTTAACTTGGCATGCACAAGGTCCGGTCAATAATGGTAAGCTATCTCATCCTCGTGATTCCCCCTCTTGGAAGCTTGTTGACAACACGTGGAAAGAATTCGGAAAAGAAAATCGGAATCTTAGGTTAGCCTTGTCCGCTGATGGTATCAATCCTCACAAGTCATTAAGTTCTACGTATAGCTGTTGGCCGGTTATCCTAATAACATATAATCTTCCATCTTATTTGTGTATGTCAAGAAAATTCATGATGTTGACTCTATTGATATCAGGGCCAAACCAACCTGGTAACAATATTGATGTCTACTTGGCACCATTGATAGCAGATCTAAAACTCTTATGGGAAACTAGCGTTAAAACGTTTGATGCTTATAAGAAAGAATACTTCAATCTAAGAGCAATATTACTCTGGACTATAAATGACTTTCCCGCATATGGTAATCTTTCGGGGTGTGTTACCAAGGGTTATTATGCTTGTCCAATATGTTCGGAGAATACTTGTTCACAATGGTTGCCAAAGTCCAAAAAAGTATGCTTTCTTGGCCATAGAAGATTTCTCCCACTTGAACATCCTTTTCGTAAAAGAAAAAAAGATTTCAACAATCAACAAGAGAATGATATTATAAAAAACCCATTATCAGGCGAAGAAATTTACGACTCTCTGACGGGGTTTGAGAATACATGGGGTAAGAAGAAAAAGACAAAGAAGGAAACGTCAAGGAAGCAAACGTCAAAGAAGAAAACACCAAAGAAGAAAACTTCAAAGAAGGAAAAAGAAAGTATCGATGAAAGAGCTAAATTGTGGAATAAAAAGTCAATTTTTTTTGAACTTGAATATTGGAAGAAGTTGCTTGTTCGTCACCAGTTAGATGTTATGCACATAGAAAAAAATGTGTGTGAGAGTGTTTATGGGACATTGTTGAATTTACCCCACAAGACGAAGGATGGATTAAATGCACGACAAGATCTTGAGGAGTTAGGCATTAAGTCTGAATTACAACCTCAACTAAACGGGAATCGACTTTTGCTTCCTCCTGCGTGCTACACATTGAATTACTCGGAGAAACGTCTATTTTACGATACCTTGTCTAACATAAAAGTGCCTGATGGGTATTGCTCCAACTTCAAAAATCTCGTCTCTGATGATGTTTCAAAGATGAATGGCTTGAAGTCTAATGATTGTCATGTACTGATGCAACAACTTCTCCTTTTTGCAATCAAAGGGGTGTTACATGAGAAAGTGAGGAAAACAATCATAAGCTTATGTCATTTCTTCAACAAGTTGTGtagtaaagttgttgatgttagTAAACTAGGAAAGCTGCAAAGTGACATCGTATTGACTTTGTGTTTGTTAGAGAAGTATTTTCCTCCTTCGTTTTTCGATGTCATGATTCACTTGATGGTGCATTTAGTTAGAGAGGTTAGGCTATGTGGCCCGGTTCATTTTAGGTGGATGTATCCATTTGAGAGATACATGAAAACACTCAAAGGGTATGTACGAAATCATCATCGACCCGAGGGTTGCATTGCAGAATGTTATGTGGCAGAGGAAGCCTTAGAATTTTGCTCGGGCTACTTTAAAAACATGAAGTCAATTGGTAATCCTTATGAACGTGTTGATGAAAGAATCCGCACAGGCAAGCCTTTATGGGAGCTATGA
- the LOC110911115 gene encoding uncharacterized protein LOC110911115 isoform X3 produces the protein MTRAQRRPRLRVENNAVLTMTALVVDAQVLKVDSIKLQCVDDLFGYESFTYLNWDDFEAIFTLDELTGSVITAYMMFLYEQIKNGPKLDHGICFVSPSAISPSERKSKRKHIADASRVVADRLSTRKDNDIIILPYNPGAMSLYAMQSVNWVKAKCPYQTGGTECGYYVLKFMKEVVEEGIAILANDNVGEGKVVYTDEDIDGIREGCSSFGATFVFK, from the exons ATGACGAGAGCACAAAGGAGGCCAAGGTTAAGAGTTGAAAACAATGCAGTTTTGACAATGACTGCATTGGTGGTTGACGCACAAGTTTTAAAGGTTGATTCTATAAAATTGCAGTGTGTGGACGATCTATTTGGGTACGAGAGTTTCACATATTTAAATTGGGATGATTTTGAAGCAATTTTTACATTGGATGAGCTGACTGGTTCTGTCATCACTGCTTATATGAT GTTCTTGTATGAGCAAATCAAGAATGGGCCGAAACTTGATCATGGTATTTGTTTTGTGAGCCCGAGTGCAATCTCGCCAAGTGAACGTAAATCAAAACGCAAACATATTGCTGATGCAAGTAGAGTGGTTGCAGATCGGTTGTCTACAAGAAAGGACAACGACATCATCATATTGCCCTATAATCCCGG GGCAATGTCCTTGTATGCTATGCAAAGTGTCAACTGGGTTAAGGCTAAG TGTCCATATCAGACGGGAGGTACTGAATGCGGCTATTATGTGTTGAAGTTCATGAAAGAGGTGGTTGAAGAAGGAATTGCAATACTTGCCAATGACAAC GTTGGGGAAGGCAAAGTGGTATACACGGATGAGGATATTGATGGAATACGTGAAGGGTGTTCGAGTTTTGGGGCAACATTTGTTTTCAAGTGA